One genomic region from Microcella humidisoli encodes:
- a CDS encoding AAA family ATPase, with product MSDRLDSPGEHLQGVDKALAWAALGLRVHPVREKDSWSGDKLFERKTPYLTRGLTDAITNPEGIRAWWAAQPDALVGVVADSTVCVLDIDMNAEKGKDGWNSLVEADLSELPDTFSYKTSSGGEHHVYRHPHDVELGPAAPVVISTGEVLTDVDRRAGRSYFIAWGDSVPTSLDELAPAPEWLCVPSSSMSESPFHGSIADWVRTLRPVTSYEVSAAKVRFPRGEFGHDEMIQRQAELVRLAAEGKGGVAGALDLLRARWLQGEFNTPEYADDFDRSLAGAVRKFGGTGEPDSPEVVEAMTDELANDYYIKLKAQQKAKRRLASENFTGTEFPSWEEMEAASQTFLIEDLVPEQGMVFLIAKRNIGKTFLYIDAICSMAFGMRWLGKETKQTKTMVVIGEGFNGYVDRLKAWCEAHGEDFEELKKWVIPVRGANLNNETSLELLREKANAEEVGLIIFDTFANTSGGTDENDAALNSMTLEAAVAIRAEATTWFIHHPRRSDQDTDAPIARGSGALDGRADVVLTMYRDKSFSPTSGSKQEWLAVSTEEDHAGKNRSARTETIRGLYLNEVSENAVMRQVAGEGLSKRVRRVREKLSGVMTRAEYRDETGLSEESARLDIEEAVEAGVLEVSSEREGRKPATFMVKRPVGNHLALVASVPVPKNDEAG from the coding sequence ATGTCGGACCGACTAGATAGCCCTGGAGAGCACCTCCAGGGAGTAGACAAAGCCCTTGCTTGGGCTGCACTCGGATTGCGGGTACACCCTGTCCGAGAGAAGGACTCGTGGAGCGGAGACAAGCTCTTCGAGCGAAAGACTCCGTATCTGACTCGGGGTCTGACGGATGCCATCACGAACCCGGAAGGCATCCGGGCTTGGTGGGCGGCACAGCCTGACGCTCTAGTGGGCGTCGTAGCTGACAGCACCGTCTGTGTCCTCGATATCGACATGAACGCTGAAAAGGGCAAGGACGGATGGAACAGCCTGGTTGAGGCGGACCTGTCTGAGTTGCCCGACACTTTCAGCTACAAGACCAGCTCAGGCGGTGAGCATCACGTTTACCGTCACCCTCACGATGTGGAGTTGGGTCCTGCGGCTCCTGTGGTCATCTCTACTGGTGAGGTGTTGACGGACGTGGACCGTCGAGCGGGACGTTCTTACTTCATTGCCTGGGGTGACTCGGTGCCGACATCACTAGACGAGCTGGCTCCAGCTCCAGAGTGGTTGTGCGTGCCGTCAAGCTCGATGTCTGAGTCTCCCTTCCACGGCTCTATTGCCGACTGGGTTAGGACTCTGCGTCCCGTCACTTCATACGAGGTCAGTGCTGCCAAGGTTCGATTCCCTAGGGGAGAGTTCGGTCATGACGAGATGATTCAGCGTCAGGCTGAGTTGGTGCGTCTCGCTGCTGAGGGGAAGGGTGGAGTAGCTGGGGCTTTGGACCTGTTGCGTGCCCGTTGGCTTCAGGGTGAGTTCAATACGCCTGAGTATGCGGATGACTTTGACCGGTCTCTAGCTGGAGCCGTGCGCAAATTCGGGGGAACTGGTGAGCCTGACTCTCCTGAGGTTGTTGAGGCCATGACTGACGAGTTGGCTAACGACTACTACATAAAGCTCAAGGCTCAACAGAAGGCTAAGCGTCGGCTTGCTTCCGAGAATTTCACCGGTACCGAATTCCCGAGCTGGGAAGAGATGGAAGCTGCTTCTCAGACCTTCCTCATTGAGGACCTCGTGCCTGAACAGGGCATGGTCTTCCTCATTGCCAAGCGCAACATTGGAAAGACGTTCCTCTACATTGACGCTATTTGCTCCATGGCTTTCGGGATGCGCTGGCTGGGTAAAGAGACCAAGCAGACCAAAACCATGGTGGTCATCGGTGAGGGATTCAACGGCTACGTTGACCGTCTGAAGGCGTGGTGTGAAGCTCACGGGGAGGACTTCGAAGAGCTGAAGAAGTGGGTCATTCCGGTACGCGGAGCGAATCTGAATAACGAGACGTCTCTTGAGCTTCTGCGTGAGAAGGCCAACGCTGAAGAGGTGGGTCTCATCATCTTTGACACGTTCGCCAACACGAGCGGTGGGACTGACGAGAATGACGCTGCCTTGAACAGCATGACGTTGGAGGCGGCTGTTGCGATTCGTGCTGAGGCCACCACTTGGTTCATTCACCACCCGCGTAGGAGTGACCAGGACACAGATGCTCCAATTGCCAGAGGCTCGGGAGCGCTCGATGGTAGAGCGGACGTTGTGCTCACTATGTACCGAGACAAGAGCTTCAGTCCTACCAGCGGTTCAAAGCAGGAGTGGCTAGCGGTCTCCACTGAGGAAGACCACGCGGGCAAGAACCGTTCCGCCCGCACGGAGACCATCAGAGGTCTCTACTTGAATGAGGTTTCAGAGAATGCGGTGATGCGTCAGGTTGCCGGTGAAGGACTTTCTAAGCGTGTGCGTCGTGTGCGGGAGAAGCTTTCCGGTGTGATGACTCGGGCTGAATACCGTGACGAAACAGGTCTTAGTGAAGAAAGTGCGCGTCTTGATATTGAGGAGGCGGTAGAAGCTGGAGTGCTGGAGGTCTCGAGCGAGCGGGAGGGTCGTAAGCCAGCCACCTTCATGGTGAAGCGTCCAGTAGGCAACCACCTTGCGCTGGTCGCTTCAGTGCCTGTGCCCAAAAACGACGAAGCAGGCTAG
- a CDS encoding histone-like nucleoid-structuring protein Lsr2: protein MAKKKIETTLITDDFTGEEISGGAVEVSLSYKGKTYNLDLSEKSATALDDAITPFIANAEPEPAKGTTAPIRSASDLDAAAVREWARINNIPANPRGRLSKSLTNAYRMAPENR, encoded by the coding sequence ATGGCGAAGAAGAAGATTGAAACCACCCTCATCACCGATGACTTCACTGGAGAGGAAATCTCTGGCGGAGCCGTAGAGGTCTCACTCAGCTACAAGGGGAAGACCTACAACCTCGACCTGTCTGAGAAGAGCGCAACGGCTCTTGATGACGCAATCACCCCGTTTATTGCGAACGCGGAACCTGAGCCCGCCAAAGGCACGACGGCGCCTATCCGCTCTGCCTCTGACTTGGATGCCGCAGCAGTGCGGGAATGGGCACGAATCAACAACATCCCTGCCAATCCACGCGGAAGACTTTCCAAATCTCTCACGAACGCCTACAGAATGGCTCCAGAGAACCGTTAA